TCACATTACTTGAAAATAAAATAGACAGCAAGCACAAGAAAGACAAATCCTATAAGATGATTCATTTTCAAAGTTGTCTGAAATGCAAATGAGGAGAACAGAACAAAAATTACCAGAGTGATAACCTCTTGAATCACCTTTAACTGAAGTAATGAAAGAGAACCTCCATTGCCTTCATATCCAATACGATTGGCAGGAACTTGAAAACAGTATTCAAAAAATGCAATAAGCCAGCTTACAAGGATTACTCCAATAAGAGGTAATTTACTAAACCAGCTTTGTTCTGCCAGCTTTAGGTGACCATACCATGCCAGCGTCATAAATATATTTGAAATTACTAAAAGTCCGATTGTAAGAATGTAGTTCATATCATTTCAAAAAAATTGCGCAAAAATACAACATTTTAGAATACAAACAATATTATGCACTACCGAACTTTCAGCTAATGAACACCATCTCATATCTTTTGTTATAGTTATATATTTAGGAATTTAGGAGATAATTTATATGAAAACAGCTCTGCTAATTGTTGATGTTCAAAATGATTTTTGTCCCGGTGGTGCACTGGGTGTAAAAGATGGAGATAAAATTGTACCAACTATAAACAAAATAATCAAGAAATTTGACCTGGTTATATCGTCACAGGACTGGCATCCTGAAGATTCTGTACATTTTGAAAAGTGGCCGGTACACTGTGTTGCTGGTACAAAGGGTGCTGAATTTCATCCTGACCTGAAAAGCGAAAAAATTGATCTTAAATTAATTAAGGGTACATATAATAAAGATGATGGCTACTCTGCTTTTGAGGCTACAAATTTATCATTCGCAAATTATCTTGAGGAGAATGAGATTACAACACTTTATATCTGTGGGTTAACAACTGATTACTGCGTTAAAGAGACGGCTCTGGATGCTGTTAAAAACGGTATTCACACTTTTGTTATAACAGATGCAATTGCAGCTGTGAATGTTCAGCCTTGTGATGGCAAAGAGGCTCTTAACGAAATGTATTCAAAAGGTTGTATTTTGATAGAATCTGAAGACATTTCTGATGTTTTATAGAAAACTCCCGGATTGAAATGCTCACAATAATGTAAAATCATTTTTGGTTAGTATCTTTGTATTCAAGATGTCAAATGATATTACTCTACGAAGCGTTAATGTATCAAGGTATATTCTCCCTTTGCGTGAAGGAGGGTCCCTGCCTGCTTTAGCTGAAGCGGACGACGGATTTAAGTATGTACTGAAATTCCGCGGGGCAGGTCATGGTACTAAAATGCTGATATCTGAACTTCTGGGTGGAAAGATTGCATCGGTCCTGGGATTGAATATTCCAGAACTGGTATTTGCACATCTGGATGAAGATTTTGGACGTACAGAAGGTGATGAAGAAATTCAGGATTTACTGAAAGGGAGTAAGGGGCTTAATCTGGGATTACACTACCTGTCAGGAGCCTTGGCTTATGACCCGAAAACAGAGATCGATCCTTTGCTCGCTTCAATTATTGTGTGGTTTGATGCGTTTACAACCAACATCGACCGCACACATAATAACAGCAATCTGCTCTGGTGGCATCAGGAGCTTTGGATTATTGATAATGGGGCATCTTTTTATTTTCATCACTCATGGAAAGATTTTGATAAGAATGCACTTAATCCATTTCCATTTATTAAAGATCACATACTTTTATCGCAAGCATCAAAACTTGATGAAGCTGATGAGATTGCGCATAATATTCTAAATGATAATATACTGAGAGAAATTGTAGACCTTATTCCAGATGATTGGGTTAAATGGGATCACATCAGTGAAAGTCCGGATGAAGTAAGGAAAATCTACTTTAATTTTCTAACAAAAAGGCTGTCAAATTCTGCCATATTCCTTAATAGTGCTAAAGATGCGAGAGGATAAATTATATCATTATGCTGTTATCCGACTGGTGCCTAAAGTGGAGAGGGAGGAGTTTTTCAATGTCGGACTTATTCTCTTCTCAAAAGAAGAGAAGTATATTCGATTAAAATATCATCTCTGTCCAGAAAAGTTTCAGCTTATGTGCACAGGTCTGGAATACGAAGAAGTGATAGAAAGTCTTGAGACATTTAAAAATATTGCAGATGGAAACTGCGATTACGCTCCAATTGCTTTATATGATATACCTGAACGATTCAGATGGCTTACAGCGGTAAGAAGTACAATAATTCAGACATCCCCCGTCCACGCAGGAAAGAGTAATGATCTGGATAGAACTTTTGACAGACTATTTATCGAATTGGTTGTCTAATTATGGCTAAAATTCAATTCACGATTTGGAGTTACCCCAATGCCCGGCAAATCTGATGCTATAACTTTACCTTTTTCGAGTACCGCACCATCAAAACAGTCGTTACTTATTAAAAGAGCACCATCAAGATCAGCAAAATCCATTCCTGAATATAGTTGTGAAGCAGCAGAGATTGCACAGGATGTTTCAGTCATACATCCCATCATCACTTTCATTCCCAATGCTTTTGCCATGTTGCGCATTTTCAGGGCTTCGTGCATACCGGTGCACTTCATCAGTTTTATATTTACACCAGAGAATACACCTTTCAATCGTTCAATATCGCTAAGTCTTTGCAGGGACTCATCAGCAAAAATTGGGAGAGGACTCATTTCTGTAAGTCTGGATATATTGTCAAGATCATTCTTTGGCATGGGCTGTTCAACCATTACCACACCCTGCTCTTTAAGCCAGTAGATCATATCCAGAGCCTCATGTCTGTCAGTCCATCCCTGATTAGCATCTACCGATAACGGAAGGTCTGTAACAGAACGAATTGCATTAATCATTCTTTTATCGTCGGGACCGCCAACTTTCACTTTAAGGATATTAAACTGATCTTTAGCCTCAATGGTTTTTTCTCTTACCACCTCATCTGTATCAATACCAATTGTAAAAGTTGTATCTGGTACATCTCTCTTGTCAAATCCATACATTTTATACCATGGGGCTCCTATAATCTTTCCTGCAAGATCGTGCAGGGCGATGTCCACTGCAGCCTTTGCCGCTGTATTGTTTATGGCAATGGAATCGACATAATGTACAATATCCTCAATATGTGTAGGATCGTTAAATCCGGATAAATCAACCCGTTTTAAAAAGTCAATTACAGAGGCCTGTGATTCACCCAAATATGGTGGAAGAGATGCTTCTCCATACCCAACAACTCCATCATACTCAATTTCTGTGAGTACTACCGGTGTAGTAGTTCTTGAGAAGCCTGAAATGGTGAATGTATGTTTAAGCTGTAGGTTATAGGGAGTCCATGAAAGTTTCATCTTAGAGGAAGAGTTATGATGTTTATTGATACTGAAGAGCATATTGTTTTTTGCAGCACTGTTTATCGAAAATTCAGGTGATGCAAAAGCTACTGCAGCAATTGCAGCCGATCTTATAAAACGACGTCTCTCTTTGTCCATATTAAAATAAACTTGAATTATAAAGGCTCAAATCTGTTTACATTAATAACCTTACCATCTGTAATATATCTTTTTGAACGCAGATATCTGCCTGCATTAAATTTATCATAGAGTTCATCTACAGGGTTTACACTGTTGATATGAATATTATCTGATGCATGAATAAAGTGGTTATTCCCTATATATATTCCTACATGTACAACTCTCTCCTTACTCTCTTCTTTAGTTTTTGCAATTGGTTTGGCTTTTGATCCAAAAAACATAAGATCTCCGGGAAGAAGTTTGCTAAAGTCTCCTGCAGAATCCACTAATTCGCCCTGATTAACCTGTTGTGATGCATCCCTTGCAAGAACAATCCCATGCATGAAGTAGACACTTTTGGTAAATCCACTACAATCAAGTCCTTTTGCTGAAGTACCTCCCCAAAGATATGGAACACCTTTAAACTTATAGGCAGTGTTTACTATACTTTCTCCAGTCAGTACTATATTATTCTTCCAGTCACTAAGATTTAAGGCATCTGTCGATTTAATAAAAGCTATTCTTCCATCAGGATAAATGACCTCAAAATAGTCTTTCCCTTCAGACATGAGATTTAATATGTTTCCAATTACAAGGTCTGATACGGGTAATGAGTTAACATCGGCATTTTCATATGAGATGGCAAAATTACTTGTAATGATAACTTTCTCTTTACTCTCATACTCATTCAGCTCTTCCTGAGTCATGGATTTAACCGAGCCCGATATCCATCCGATATATCCGTCAGGAGTCTGCACCCGCAACCACCCTCTCTGCTCTTCGAGAATTCTTACTATTGTTCCAAGCAATGCCTGAGACACCATCTCTGAACTATATCTTGGAGCACTCCTTAATGTCCCGACAGAGTTATAAATAACGCCAAAGGTTTTCTCACCAAGACTTATATCAGGCAGAACACGAACAGAATCCTCTATGTCAGGATAAATATTTTTTAATTCACTTAATAGTATTTTATGTGCATTACTGCTGGTAGTTTCTCCTTTAATAATGAATCTATTATCTTTTCGAAATAGTTCTACATTAAACACCTCCACTCTCTTGTCAGGTGCATATTTCTCCTGAATATTACGGATTATCTGCTCTGCATCGTTATTCTGAACCATACAACTTTGTATTGAAAGGATACATATAAAAAGTATTAGGAAACCTTTGTTCATATCTAAAAGCCCTTTTTAATAGATACTCGAAATATACGACATTTCTTTTAAAAATTGTTGAATTTAAAGATATTCAGCATAAAGTTCAGAAATACACTATCTTTGTAATAATAATGTAAACAGATTGAAAGATGAAAACAATAAGAAAACATCAAATCACGCTGTTAACAATTCTACTTTGCTGTGCAGGATTAATTACCTGTTCTTCTAATAAGACTAAAAGTAGAAATACAAATCCTGAAGTAATTATGGACTCCCGGCAGATGACAGAAGCTGCTAAGCTGGCAAAGCAGCTTGAACAGAAAGGAATCTCAGACCAGCTTGTTCTCAAGGCTATAGCTAATGTTCCGAGACATGAATTTGTTGATGAAGAGTTAAGAGGTGCAGCCTATATTGACCGACCATTGCCTATTGAGAGAGGACAGACAATCTCTCAGCCATTTACTGTTGCTT
This portion of the Lascolabacillus massiliensis genome encodes:
- a CDS encoding DMT family protein; this translates as MNYILTIGLLVISNIFMTLAWYGHLKLAEQSWFSKLPLIGVILVSWLIAFFEYCFQVPANRIGYEGNGGSLSLLQLKVIQEVITLVIFVLFSSFAFQTTLKMNHLIGFVFLVLAVYFIFK
- a CDS encoding nicotinamidase; this encodes MKTALLIVDVQNDFCPGGALGVKDGDKIVPTINKIIKKFDLVISSQDWHPEDSVHFEKWPVHCVAGTKGAEFHPDLKSEKIDLKLIKGTYNKDDGYSAFEATNLSFANYLEENEITTLYICGLTTDYCVKETALDAVKNGIHTFVITDAIAAVNVQPCDGKEALNEMYSKGCILIESEDISDVL
- a CDS encoding HipA family kinase, which codes for MTLRSVNVSRYILPLREGGSLPALAEADDGFKYVLKFRGAGHGTKMLISELLGGKIASVLGLNIPELVFAHLDEDFGRTEGDEEIQDLLKGSKGLNLGLHYLSGALAYDPKTEIDPLLASIIVWFDAFTTNIDRTHNNSNLLWWHQELWIIDNGASFYFHHSWKDFDKNALNPFPFIKDHILLSQASKLDEADEIAHNILNDNILREIVDLIPDDWVKWDHISESPDEVRKIYFNFLTKRLSNSAIFLNSAKDARG
- a CDS encoding DUF3037 domain-containing protein, which translates into the protein MREDKLYHYAVIRLVPKVEREEFFNVGLILFSKEEKYIRLKYHLCPEKFQLMCTGLEYEEVIESLETFKNIADGNCDYAPIALYDIPERFRWLTAVRSTIIQTSPVHAGKSNDLDRTFDRLFIELVV
- a CDS encoding dipeptide epimerase gives rise to the protein MDKERRRFIRSAAIAAVAFASPEFSINSAAKNNMLFSINKHHNSSSKMKLSWTPYNLQLKHTFTISGFSRTTTPVVLTEIEYDGVVGYGEASLPPYLGESQASVIDFLKRVDLSGFNDPTHIEDIVHYVDSIAINNTAAKAAVDIALHDLAGKIIGAPWYKMYGFDKRDVPDTTFTIGIDTDEVVREKTIEAKDQFNILKVKVGGPDDKRMINAIRSVTDLPLSVDANQGWTDRHEALDMIYWLKEQGVVMVEQPMPKNDLDNISRLTEMSPLPIFADESLQRLSDIERLKGVFSGVNIKLMKCTGMHEALKMRNMAKALGMKVMMGCMTETSCAISAASQLYSGMDFADLDGALLISNDCFDGAVLEKGKVIASDLPGIGVTPNRELNFSHN
- a CDS encoding C40 family peptidase, with translation MVQNNDAEQIIRNIQEKYAPDKRVEVFNVELFRKDNRFIIKGETTSSNAHKILLSELKNIYPDIEDSVRVLPDISLGEKTFGVIYNSVGTLRSAPRYSSEMVSQALLGTIVRILEEQRGWLRVQTPDGYIGWISGSVKSMTQEELNEYESKEKVIITSNFAISYENADVNSLPVSDLVIGNILNLMSEGKDYFEVIYPDGRIAFIKSTDALNLSDWKNNIVLTGESIVNTAYKFKGVPYLWGGTSAKGLDCSGFTKSVYFMHGIVLARDASQQVNQGELVDSAGDFSKLLPGDLMFFGSKAKPIAKTKEESKERVVHVGIYIGNNHFIHASDNIHINSVNPVDELYDKFNAGRYLRSKRYITDGKVINVNRFEPL